In Nocardioides sp. W7, the genomic stretch GAGACCAGCCACCGGCTGGCCGCCCTGGGCTTCGTCGGCCGCTCGTGCATCCACCCCCGGCAGGCCGCTGTCGTCCGGGAGGGCTTCGCACCCACCCCGGCCGACGTCGCGTGGGCCCGCTCGGTGCTCGCCGAGTCCGGCGCCCAGGACGGGGCGGACAGCGCGGCATCGGTGCTGTCCGACGGGTCCTTCGTCGACCCGGCGATCGTGCGCCAGGCCGAGCGGATCGCGGCCCGGGCCGGAGCGGGGGAGTGAGCGCACCGGGGATCGAGACCGGGATCGGACCCGGCCGGCTCGCCGGCGCCGACATCACGGTCGTCGACCTCGCCCAGCCACTGCATCCCGCGGTGCCGGTCTCACCCAGCCACCCCGGCTTCAAGCACTCGCTGCAGCGGCGGCACGGGGACGCCGTACGCGTGGACGGCACCTCGGGCGCCAACGACCTGCTCGTCCTCGGCACCCACACGGCCACCCACGTGGACGCCCTGGCCCACATCAGCCACGACGGCCTGCTGCACGGCGGCGTCGACGCCCGCGCCGCCCAGGAGGGCGGCCGGTTCCTCGAGCACGGCGTGCACACCATCGCCCCGGTCGTGGCGCCCGGCGTCCTGCTCGACCTCCCGGCCCTGCTCGGCGTCGAGCGGCTCGCGCCCGGCCAGGCGATCACCGCCGACGACCTCGCCGCGGCCGCGGGCGGGCGCGAGATCGAGCCCGGCAGCGTGCTCCTGGTCCGCACCGGCTGGGCGCAGCTGTGGGACGACCCGCACGCCTTCCTCAGCCACGACGCCGGCGTGCCCGGGCCCGACGAGGGCGGCTGCCGGTGGCTGGCCGCGCTCGGCCCGCGCCTGGTCGGCTCCGACACCACCGCCTTCGAGCACATCCCTGCCGGCGAGGGCCACGCCCGGCTGCCCGGCCACCGGGTGCTGCTCGTGGAGGCCGGCGTCCCGATCATGGAGATGCTCCAGCTCGAGCGCCTCGCCCGGCTCGCCCCCGACACGTGCACCGTCGTCGCCGCA encodes the following:
- a CDS encoding cyclase family protein, with product MSAPGIETGIGPGRLAGADITVVDLAQPLHPAVPVSPSHPGFKHSLQRRHGDAVRVDGTSGANDLLVLGTHTATHVDALAHISHDGLLHGGVDARAAQEGGRFLEHGVHTIAPVVAPGVLLDLPALLGVERLAPGQAITADDLAAAAGGREIEPGSVLLVRTGWAQLWDDPHAFLSHDAGVPGPDEGGCRWLAALGPRLVGSDTTAFEHIPAGEGHARLPGHRVLLVEAGVPIMEMLQLERLARLAPDTCTVVAAPLPIVGATGSPLRPLALVGA